From a region of the Arachis ipaensis cultivar K30076 chromosome B09, Araip1.1, whole genome shotgun sequence genome:
- the LOC107617676 gene encoding uncharacterized protein LOC107617676 (The sequence of the model RefSeq protein was modified relative to this genomic sequence to represent the inferred CDS: added 73 bases not found in genome assembly) has product MENGYDRKLAENFSALRINNQHGQHQQVHDQSHFDANNSDNLYQVMKAVEAAEATIKQQVEENNRLRAELLNKIQELERYKQGEAVDQRSPLVAPLQEQGHRSYQSVPSSTLEHMMNARGEIVNRSENNQINGTYRVQPNDQRPVDNAGPSQLSSPSTSSVSPGRHLPGDYDPRSGSPQQGLMPVAEMNNSNTLLKQDLAIKVREHEEEIIQLRKHLADFSVKEAQIRNEKYVLEKRIAYMRLAFDQQQQDLVDAASKALSYRQDIIEENIRLTYALQDAQQERTTFVSSLMPLLAEYSLQPPVVDAQSIVSNVKVLFKHLQEKLLRTESKLKESQYQLMPWRPDLNNANIATQSPSHPIGAPLATSNKKGLELVPQELYSQARTQVSVDSHMGNDWDMFGRTQTGMGGGVTTNVDGDDSGRYSPYASRNSSAHDVPIHLGDAHPPHYGEEITNKQVTFREPVSNNDVDDPDGDGNNSEREASANWSGNAPYTTAVDEPAPSYSPYLPPVLEEPSSSFSEAADDDPLPAIEGLQISGDAFPGRELQACGYSINGTTSCNFEWIRHLEDGSFNYIDGAKQPNYLITADDVDTLLAIEVQPLDNRKRKGEPVKVFANENKKITCDPEMQSCIEKAFYAGQASYKVSLSTGYLDIWEPATLTVKKEGYSIKCSGPNGVVITEKFASSSSVMIPYGHVSEFIIMGSSGTDHLLRAESTPTDVSGARDTIVLTLRLFILRAAEKKRGKKKGLFFNSLNLK; this is encoded by the exons aTGGAGAATGGTTATGATAGGAAATTGGCTGAGAACTTCTCAGCTTTGCGGATTAATAACCAACATGGTCAACATCAGCAAGTGCATGATCAATCTCACTTCGATGCTAACAACAGTGATAACTTGTATCAGGTCATGAAGGCTGTTGAAGCTGCTGAGGCCACCATTAAGCAGCAG GTGGAAGAGAATAATCGGCTCAGGGCTGAACTCTTGAACAAAATTCAAGAACTAGAAAGATAT AAGCAAGGTGAAGCAGTGGATCAAAGATCTCCTTTGGTTGCTCCTTTGCAGGAGCAGGGTCATAGATCATATCAATCAGTTCCATCAAGTACGCTAGAACATATGATGAATG CCAGAGGTGAAATAGTTAATCGTTCTGAGAACAATCAAATAAATGGGACATATAGAGTACAACCAAATGATCAGCGACCTGTGGATAATGCTGGCCCTTCACAGTTGTCTTCGCCATCTACAAGTTCAGTCTCTCCTGGCCG GCATCTACCAGGAGACTATGATCCCCGATCCGGTTCACCTCAGCAGGGCTTGATGCCAGTGGCAGAAATGAATAACTCTAATACTTTACTGAAGCAG GATTTGGCTATCAAGGTACGAGAACATGAAGAAGAGATCATCCAATTAAGGAAACATCTTGCAGATTTTTCTGTAAAG GAAGCACAAATACGTAATGAAAAATATGTCTTGGAAAAGCGGATTGCATACATGCGCTTG GCCTTTGATCAGCAGCAGCAAGATCTTGTAGATGCAGCGTCAAAAGCTTTATCATATCGACAAGACATAATTGAGGAAAATATACGTCTTACATATGCATTGCAG CTGTTGTTGATGCCCAGTCGATTGTTAGCAATGTCAAG GTTTTATTTAAACATTTGCAGGAAAAACTTCTTCGCACTGAG TCGAAGCTAAAGGAGTCACAATATCAATTGATGCCATGGCGTCCGGATTTGAACAATGCCAATATTGCTACGCAATCACCATCTCACCCAATTGGTGCACCTTTGGCAACTTCA AATAAAAAGGGCCTTGAGCTGGTACCTCAGGAGCTGTACTCCCAAGCAAGGACTCAGGTTTCTGTTGATTCTCACATGGGCAATGATTGGGATATGTTTGGCCGCACACAGACTGGCATGGGTGGTGGTGTGACAACCAATGTTGACGGGGATGATTCGGGGAGATATTCACCTTATGCAAGCAG GAATTCTTCAGCTCATGATGTACCCATCCACCTAGGTGATGCTCATCCTCCACATTATGGAGAGGAGATAACTAACAAACAGGTGACGTTTCGCGAACCTGTGAGCAACAATGATGTGGATGATCCTGATGGAGATGGAAACAATAGTGAGAGAGAAGCATCTGCTAACTGGAGTGGCAATGCGCCTTATACAACCGCTGTTGATGAACCTGCTCCCTCGTATTCTCCATATTTGCCACCCGTTCTTGAAGAACCTTCTTCGTCATTTTCTGAGG CTGCCGACGATGATCCCTTACCAGCCATAGAGGGCCTTCAAATTTCTGGGGATGCCTTTCCAGGAAGGGAACTTCAGGCATGCGGATACTCCATCAATGGCACCACTAGTTGTAATTTTGAG TGGATTCGACATTTGGAAGATGGTTCCTTTAATTATATCGATG GGGCAAAGCAACCCAACTATCTTATCACTGCTGACGATGTTGATACATTGCTTGCCATTGAAGTCCAGCCTTTGGATAACAGGAAGCGCAAG GGAGAACCTGTGAAGGTTTTTGCCAATGAAAACAAAAAGATTACTTGTG ATCCTGAAATGCAGAGTTGCATAGAAAAGGCTTTTTACGCGGGACAAGCTTCATATAAAGTTTCTCTTTCG ACTGGATATCTTGATATATGGGAACCAGCCACATTGACCGTTAAGAAGGAAGGTTATAGTATCAAATGTAGTGGACCAAATGGAGTAGTCATCACAGAAAAGTTTGCGTCTTCCAGCAGT GTTATGATTCCATATGGACATGTTTCAGAATTTATTATAATGGGTTCAAGTGGCACTGACCATCTGTTAAGAGCAGAAAGCACTCCAACAGATGTTTCTGG TGCAAGAGATACTATTGTGCTCACCTTGAGATTATTCATCTTAAGG GCTGCAGAGAAAAAAAGAGGGAAGAAAAAAGGATTATTCTTTAACAGTTTAAATTTGAAGTGA